In Nostoc piscinale CENA21, the genomic stretch AGCGATCGCTGTTCGGCTTCACCTGATTTTATCCGAAATTTGACATTCTGAACTACAAAATGCAAATTATCCTTGACGCGCCGCAAATAAAACAGAAAATCAGCTAAAGGTAATCCACTATAAATCCCACTTTCCCCAATTCCAGATTCTAAAGTAATTGTAGCCAAATAACTTTTATTTAGCTGTTCTGGCTTAATTGCCAAATAAACTTTACCAGATTCTACTTCTTGATAAGTTGTGAATAGTCCCGCTTGTTTTATTATCCCTTTAACTATGGGCTGGAATTGCTGTGTTTCTACTTGTTTATTTTCGCCAAAATCACTAGTAGCTGCTAAATTTTCTACTCCAGGAATTGAGTTTATTGCTTGAGGACTTTTTCCTGAAAGTTGATTTGCAATTGCCCAACTATTATTACAGAAAAAGTTATATAGCAATATTGTACAGATTGCTAACTTGGCGATCCAGTGTTTCATTCCTTAGCTTTTGTTTGTGCAGTGGTGATTTGCTGAGAAAAATCTGTGATTTTCCGATATTTACTCAATATTTAAGGCTGGCTAGTTGTGTCAATTCACTGTAGTCAGGCAAAGAATTTTTCTGGTTTCAGTGAAATTAATTGTATCTTAAGGTAGATGTTATATACAGCTAGAGGTATATGTTTTTTTGAACTATATATTGTAAAGCTGTTGCAATAATGTATGTCTTGCTACAGTATTTCCATAACAAAATCCCCACCTTTGATTCAAAAGGCGAGGATTTAAAGCTGTGAATTATTTTGAGTGAATTTGATAGATTTTTTGGAATAAAATTAACCGCAGATGTAGATATTAGCTTGATAAAACTTGGTTATGGAAGAACACCGTTTTGAAAAATGATTACAACAGATAAAAGCCTGAAAAGCTGACTAATCTGGACTTCCACAATCCAAAACCCAAAATGGTATAGTCCCCTGGCTGATTCAACCAGGAGTAGTTAAAGCAATTAAATATACATTTACAATCGCTGGAGTAAATTTAAACCATGAGTATCAGTACCACAGGTATTAAACAAGCCATATTCACTAGCTAACTGTTGCACTTGTTCTGATTCTTTTTGACTTGGTTTCCAAGGGTTGGGGTTATTATAAGCGTAGAAAGTTTCTACACCATCAATTCCTTGTTCAGCCGCCGCCGCAATTAAATCAAAATGCGATCGCCGATAACGTGCGGGGTGTGCTAAAACCGCTAATCCACCAGCTTCATGAATCGCCGCAATCACGTTAATTGCTTCATATTCTCTACCCGTGACAGCATGTCTTTGCAAGTAAGGTTTGATACTAGAGTGATTTGGTTCAAAGGCGTAAGCCAAAATGTGAACCTCATTATCTAAGAGGTTGGCATTAATTTCTGTACCACTCCACAAATCAGGAATATTACTATCAGGATTGTTCCACTTCCAGTCTTCTAACCAAGTTTTTGCGGCTAAATAACCACCAATATTATGATGATCAGTAATCGCTAATCCTTTTAAGCCAATTGCGATCGCTTGTTCCATTAATGCACTCGGCTCTAACTTCCCGTCAGAATAGACAGTGTGCATGTGAAAATTAAAGAATCTCGGACAACTTTGGGCATCAATCCTCTGGAATACTTGTTTTAAAAGTTCGCAAGAAGTCGATGTCCGCGTACAATTCATCACCATAAATATCCTCTGCACAAATATACGCAGTTATTCACACACTCAAACGCCACACCTATAGATAAGAAATCACCAGCCCAGATAATCGGTACTAGCAAGTATTCAATTAGCTTACTCAGCTTAATTTTGCAATATGT encodes the following:
- a CDS encoding PHP domain-containing protein, with the protein product MVMNCTRTSTSCELLKQVFQRIDAQSCPRFFNFHMHTVYSDGKLEPSALMEQAIAIGLKGLAITDHHNIGGYLAAKTWLEDWKWNNPDSNIPDLWSGTEINANLLDNEVHILAYAFEPNHSSIKPYLQRHAVTGREYEAINVIAAIHEAGGLAVLAHPARYRRSHFDLIAAAAEQGIDGVETFYAYNNPNPWKPSQKESEQVQQLASEYGLFNTCGTDTHGLNLLQRL